From the genome of Nanoarchaeota archaeon, one region includes:
- a CDS encoding DNA-directed RNA polymerase subunit H, whose translation MIHFLVPKQEILSPDSIAELLEKMKIKVENLPKIGINDPAIQHLNPKLGDVIKITRKSATAGTSYYYRMVIESNIIISDESETE comes from the coding sequence ATAATTCACTTTCTAGTGCCTAAACAAGAGATTCTTTCGCCGGATAGCATAGCAGAACTTCTTGAAAAAATGAAAATTAAAGTGGAAAATCTCCCCAAAATAGGAATCAACGATCCTGCAATACAACACCTCAATCCAAAGCTTGGAGATGTAATAAAAATTACAAGAAAAAGCGCAACCGCCGGAACTTCATACTATTATCGTATGGTCATAGAGAGCAACATAATCATATCTGATGAAAGCGAAACTGAATAA
- a CDS encoding DNA-directed RNA polymerase subunit B'' has protein sequence MQEQTLLQTFLNEQADKNAFVAHQIDSFNDFVSRRLQRTINEIGKVTVELSSGEFLDIKFGTVNLGKPIIREANGSTRSILPQEARLRNLTYSSPLLVEMTPVFEGKAQETEVVEIGEIPIMIKSVLCPLSTMNKGELVLAGEDIKDPGGYFIINGTERVVVLLEEVAPNKLILQKDGEEFFARINSERSGYVQRHVFERKSNGVIVAKFANIVNTPIPIVALMKALGMETDKEIIENIITDNESELEETYTNIYEVEACTRDEAIDYIGRRMKVMQKEHRETRVLQLLDTYLLGHIGQRVEDRKKKAKFLAIIMRKLIHVKHGTLTVDDIDHYANKRLKGVGDLFEDLLRSIILGRWGLVARLQYNYQKMMKRGRKFLKLQGVVVSDVLTKQIMRSMATGNWITGKTGVSQRLERSNFIRTTEHLRSVVSALSSTQEHFEARELHATHMGRLCCIRTPEGQNIGLRNFLAMGAKLTQPATDADNLKILTTIKALGAKTDG, from the coding sequence ATGCAGGAACAAACATTGCTTCAAACATTCTTAAATGAGCAAGCGGATAAAAACGCTTTTGTGGCCCACCAGATAGACTCATTCAACGATTTTGTATCCCGAAGGCTTCAGCGCACAATAAACGAAATCGGAAAAGTCACAGTTGAATTGTCCTCAGGCGAATTCCTTGACATAAAATTCGGGACGGTAAATCTTGGAAAACCAATAATCCGCGAAGCAAACGGCTCGACAAGATCCATACTTCCGCAGGAAGCGCGTCTTCGAAACCTCACATACTCATCCCCGCTGCTTGTCGAAATGACTCCGGTATTTGAAGGCAAGGCACAGGAAACAGAAGTTGTTGAAATCGGAGAAATCCCGATAATGATCAAATCGGTCCTCTGCCCTCTCTCGACAATGAACAAAGGCGAGCTCGTTCTTGCAGGAGAAGACATAAAAGATCCGGGCGGATACTTCATAATCAATGGCACTGAAAGAGTCGTAGTTCTTCTTGAAGAAGTCGCCCCGAACAAACTCATATTGCAGAAAGATGGCGAAGAATTTTTCGCGCGCATCAACAGCGAACGCAGCGGATATGTCCAGCGCCATGTGTTTGAGAGAAAGAGCAACGGCGTAATTGTTGCAAAATTCGCAAACATAGTTAATACGCCGATTCCGATAGTCGCGCTGATGAAAGCGCTTGGAATGGAAACCGATAAAGAAATAATAGAGAACATAATCACAGATAATGAAAGCGAGCTTGAAGAAACATACACAAACATCTATGAAGTAGAGGCATGCACGCGCGATGAAGCAATCGATTACATCGGAAGGCGGATGAAAGTAATGCAAAAAGAGCATAGGGAAACAAGAGTTCTTCAGCTTCTTGATACATACCTGCTCGGCCATATAGGGCAAAGAGTCGAAGACAGAAAGAAAAAAGCAAAATTCCTTGCAATAATCATGAGAAAGCTCATCCATGTAAAACATGGAACGCTCACCGTTGATGACATAGACCACTATGCAAACAAGAGGCTCAAGGGTGTCGGCGATCTTTTCGAAGACCTTTTGCGCTCGATAATCCTTGGAAGGTGGGGGCTTGTCGCAAGATTACAGTACAATTATCAAAAAATGATGAAGCGCGGAAGAAAATTCCTGAAGCTTCAAGGTGTCGTTGTTTCAGACGTGCTCACAAAGCAAATCATGCGCTCAATGGCAACGGGAAACTGGATAACTGGAAAAACCGGCGTATCGCAAAGGCTTGAGCGAAGCAATTTCATAAGGACAACAGAGCATCTTCGAAGCGTTGTTTCAGCACTTTCATCAACGCAGGAGCATTTTGAAGCAAGAGAACTGCACGCAACTCATATGGGAAGGCTTTGTTGCATAAGGACTCCTGAAGGGCAGAACATAGGGCTTAGGAATTTCCTTGCAATGGGCGCTAAACTGACACAGCCCGCAACAGATGCAGATAACTTAAAAATACTCACAACAATCAAGGCACTTGGCGCAAAAACAGACGGTTAA